From the genome of Acropora palmata chromosome 8, jaAcrPala1.3, whole genome shotgun sequence:
CACAACATCTAAAGAACAGAGAGCCTTCTTGCAGCAAAGCGTCACCAGCTTTGTAGTGGTAAGAAATTTAGAAGGAGCCACCTATATATAATACCTGAGATTTTAAGACAAGCTGAACCCCTCAAGAAAGTTCCCTTTGGCTTTTATCTCAACCAATATGAAATAGGATCTTGACAGTGAAAACTAACAAAACGAATTTTTGACAGAGCACTGTTATATAACAAAATAATCTCAACTAGATTACTAGAGTGAGTAAGTTTCCTACAGAAGAAGTAAACAAAGCTGAGAAAATTTTACAGTTCCACAAGAGGATAgaatcaattttgataaacaatCACATTtaaagaataatattattatcaaattCCTCATAAGGGATGCTATATAAAATATCTATATTCCTAATAGCAAATTTCTATTGTCTTTAAGACAAACACAGGACAAAAGATCATCTTTGTTATCCTCCTAAAGCCAGctgagaattttctttttttgtacaaaatacaaaatttgaatttgccaaGATCACAATGGCTGTCTTGTTCACTACACTACACATAAGACACTGCTGGTACGATaaccaattattattttcatctcttcaaatattttacaataataatattatcattttgGAATCCACAATTAAATAATCTTGTTCCTTAATATCTGGTCCCCTCTATTTGTGAAATACTAGATTAGGATGGACTAAGGGCTAGCCAATAGTCTTTGAACTTGACAATGAGAGTTGCCTATTTTACATGCTGCCTGCACACGGAAATTTTTTTAGTTAAAGAGCAAAAGTACCATGTTTTATCCAAGTCAGGACATAATTtgcaatcaatcaatttttgaACATGTACAAGTTGAAATCTCCACCATGAATAAATTATAACTCTGTTTTCTAGTTTGTACAGCAATACATTTATTGCACGGTTTTGATAAAGGCTTCTCCAATATTTTTGCAGAGAAACATGTCTTCATTGATTGTTTAACAACTATTAATATCATGCATGCTGGTATCACCCCAATTCCAATAAATAAATTGCAGTTACATATAGCTATTGCAATGACGATAATGATGCCCTTAGACGAATGAAACCATGATTCCTGGTAAAATCAAAAGTTGCAAAATACTTTTATGCAACATCATGTAAGCAGGGCCTAAATCTGTTACTTTTGCCAGGCAGTGTTTGCAGTGGTGaatgaagcaaaaatgaaaatactttCTGTAAGTACCACAAGTTTTAAAAAGTGAGGCTTTTCCAAATGGTTAAAAGAGTATTCTTGTCCATATTGTAtctgaaaatattattttcctgGCAAAGTAAGGTGCAAGCTTAGCAAAAGCACTTCTCTCTTGATGAACCATTCCTAATAAGTGTACTGCTTTCATCAATAAAATCCACATTGAGGTTACCAGTatgaaatgtaaaataaattctACAGTTCTGTAATATATAAggtgacaataataatattatttaactTATTTATTAATGTCATAACCTTTCCCATGCTATCTGCATTCCACAGGAGGGATGCTTGACGAAGATAAGTTATGTGaggatgacgacgatgatgatgacgcaGGAATTGACTTTTGTAAATCTTGGGTCTCTATAGCATCTGTGACTTCTGACAAAGATATGTAACAGAAATGTGTAAATGATCCTAAAAAATATTCACAAGGGTCATGCAGAAAATGTCCCTTATTTTGTGGCTCAAGGTACTGACATTGATGTTTCGCACCTTAACTACAAAAAAGGCACAAAGAAGAAGATGCCCATTCAATCCTTTCACTCCAAAGAATAACATAATTATGGCACTCACCCATGAGttgaaaatttttgcaaaggtgCCATATGGCACTctacaaccaatcagaacttCCAAAAGAATGAGAGTACAACTCCTACTTGATTGAACTCCTTTAGAGAAGTAAGACCTGTCTTTGTAGAATAAACATTTTCGGATTTATGTTAAGCCTCAGACTGCCTTGGTTTCTTGTacaatcttttattttttgcatggtGCCCATAACTCCCCTGTCAGAGTAGCCATGATATCTGAGATGCCCTGGGCAATAAGAGTATTTCCTTGATGAACACTTTGCCAAAATTGACCCTTTCCCTCCAGTAAGTGCCACTGAGATTTTACTCTATCTTAGAGCAGGCAATTTTAAATGTCCATGTGAAAGGGTAAATCCACTGAATTTCTAACCCAATAAATAACAGGTACTGTAATTGGAGTACAAAGGAAGGAGGAGGGAGAATCCCTTcccattcaaaagaaaaatacacaaGCTTGCAaacctattttctttttatgcttCTTTCTCTTTCGATCAATGCTGGCTACCTCAGCCTTCAGAGAGCTATAAACCTTTCTCATTTCTTTGATCTTGTCTTGGAGCAATCTAATACGTTCTCCACCATCCTCTTTGGCTTTAATTTCCTCTGAAAATTAGAAGAAATCCACACATGTGAAAAGTGTTGTAATGCTGGAAATAAGAAGTATTTTTTTGAGCAAGAAGTAACAACATGATATAATCTGTCAGCAATTCTTGTTTCCCCCTTTTTCCTTTATGAGACTGCTGCCTTTTTTGTGGCTGATATACAAAGatacaaaaagaaatcttGAACCCAAACTAAAGAGCAGTCTAACTCAAGGAGATACTGTATTGCATCCTGTGATGCCCATACAATGAAGTGACAGTTCCCTTCAGTAGATGTATTGGACATACTTGCGCACATCACCTTTCTTGCTTGGTGCTTGATCTTTTTACATGGCTGCCCCTAAACTATGGAACGATATTCCCCTTtctattaaaaatatatcttcaCTTCATGCTTTCAAGAAGGCTTTTAACACTCCTTTATTTCAGAAGGCATTTCCCAGCTAATTTgtgttttattctttttattaagaaggatttgtataatttatagaattttagattttttactaattgaaggggtgtgtggaataaggccttaagtgacttttgatgcaatgccaaaatacaaggaaatttggaaggagaatctggtaatttatcagaagtcacttaaggcttttctccaggcacccctgcaattattagGAATGATCTGTAAATAGGACTTTTTGTTAACTGGAATAATTTATGCACTAGGATTCTAGGATTTTGTTGAGTAAATGTAATGCACAGATGAAATTCCTTTCCCTGGACTGATATTTGCAcaatacaaataaataattaacaataatttttattccatgagcgcgcattggatatgagatggtaaatagccaatgAGGGGCGTAGCGCCACAaaagagtttgtttttttggctttattctgagaaaaattttgctttccgctgaaaatatttttagcttagcaacgcttagcgcagtcatttaccatataaggtcaaactaaggtatatgagctgataaccaagattgaatgaaccaatcagagtacacGAAACGCATCATCCGGGgctgagaatttaataataataataattattattattatatattcaTACGTTGCATTGAAATTAAAGtacaatgatgatgatcatcATGACTTCTTACATCCCAAGGTAACATGGCCGAGTACAAACACTTTACTAAGCAGAGACTACAAACATCAACAAagcaatatgaaaaaaatatgttgtGCACAAATAAAGTCACCTTGTGTATTTAAAGACATACCTAGATTCATGTCAAAAGACACTCTTGGTCGACGTGGGGATGAAAACACCCCAGCTGACTGGTTATACAGTGGACTCCCTGGGGCATCACTTCCTGTACTGTCATTCCCAGATGCATGACGATGCTTCTTTTTCTCCTTCCGTTTCTTGTGTTTCCTATGATTTTCCTCCGAACTCTTCTTCTCTGCCTTGGAATCTTGGTCTTTTTTATCATTCTCTGGACGTTTTTGACCCGAATTTTTCCCACTGCAATTATTTTCCACTGAACCCTGAGCACTTTCATTGCCATTACTGCATTGTGCAGCGGTTGATGCTCCCGAATCAGTGGTGTGTTCAGATTTTGTGTCCTCCGAGGATGACGAGCTTGATGAAACAGTTTCCATGGCAGTTGGGGTACCTTGTGTTTGCAGAGGCTGGTTTGGAGATGGTGGCAAAGAGTTGTCTGTATGAAACCGATCTACCTCTGAATTTTGCGTAGTAACATCATGttctaatttaatttttttaacttcaggGAATGCACCTTTTACATCTTCCAGATCTTTGCTCACAGTTTCAGGCGATCTCATACTTTTTGTCATGCcatttaaaatctttttgtgcctctcttttcttttcccattTGTCAAGTTACAGGTGTGATCAGCCTTTCGCTCTTCACCAGGATTTTCCTGTGCTGTTTTACTTTCACACAGAGTTGCTTTCTTACCAATGTCCTCAGAGTCACTATTTGATGCGGAAAGTCTCTTTTCTTGGATTTGGTCATCAGTTTCTTCTTGAATAGCTTCAGGGATTGTCTGGACAGTACTGACTACATCCACAGATTTGATTTGTGGATCTAATAATGGTTCTGGGGTTGCAGACTTTTGTCTTCTTCTAGATGGTGGACTTTTCACTGCCAAAGAGATGCAAATAAAGGTGTTCTATAATTAGTTATAAACCAAGACCACAGGGCTTTAAGATCCAATTAATTTGATATAGGTTGTGCCTTGGCAACATGCAGTGGAAAAAGACTTGTCAGGCAAACGTTTTGGGTGCCAAAggatgaaaagagaaaagaatccaaattaatttttacttgtCTGCTCAAAATTTTACATGCTTAAGAAGTGCAGCAGTAAATTTAACTGTCTTGTTTACGAAATGCTGTTCATCAGGAAACTTAAACCTTCTCTCAATGTACAAAGTGACTCCATTAAtgcaaaacgttttatttaatttttattgttttctattgtattTCATTCTTATTCTCATACATATTTTCTACTGTACATTAGTTCCCATTGTTTACTTATCATATATAACTTGTTTAATTCTTATTCATTTTGACTTGAGAATGACGTTATGTAAACATCAAAACGTCGTCAAattttttacaaatgtttttaaatcaaaattttttatCACTAAACTTTTTAGTCAAATGCTCCTCAAAAAGCTCGGAAAAAAAAGCTGTGCAAATAAAAGAGCTCCAAGATGAAATCACCAATTTGGCAACCTTCCTCATCTTTTGGTTGCCAGAACATTTTTCTCAATAGCTATGGCAACCAAAATGACAGGAGCCTGGAAGGCTGCAAAAATGTcatgaaaacaatgacaaaacatGGATACCTGGGGTGTATGGAAGTCTCACCAGCAGGGGTCCCTAGGGTgggattataataattgtacAAAAACAGATCACCATGCGATGAGACAATGAAATGCAGCTGTTACTGCAAAAATAggcaaaaacgaaaaaaggcATCCCTACCTTCTTCAAGTCCATTTGACATTTCAGAAGCAGAGCTCCTCTCTGACCTTGTGCGGGTTGTCCCTCGTACAGAACCTGATTTTGGTGACTTCCCTAGAGATGGTGACAAAGACCCAGACCTTGTGGAGGGAGAGCATGGTCTCTTTGAGGCACTCTTTGTGCCATTTGCTGGTGGCAACTGTTTGGTACTAGCTTCCTTGCCAGCTCCTGCAGTCACCTTGTTGGTCCTTCTGCCTGACGGCTTAGCAGTTGGTCGTGCAACTGGTTTTGGAGGTGATTTTGCATTAGTTTCTTGTCCTTTGGCAGCACTTCCTGCCCCTCCTGTTCTATTTCGAGTCTGCCTGGTGCCGCAGCCGGCAATCTTCTCTGGCTTTATCCATTCATCGTATctgcaatgaaaaaataacatCACCGGTGAGCAATGACTATGAATGGGAaggattattttaaataaattggCTAAGGCACTGCATGCAAGACAACACTAATAGTAGCTCAGCATAGATATTGCATGCACAGTAATGAGCAAAAAGGGGACAGGGGGGAGGGAAGGGTTTGGGTAATGCAAGGGGTCATATTCTGGGAGGGAGAGTCAAGCGGTCTTTGCTACAATGATGCAGATATATGTCTTTGTAAAAATAGCTATCTTGCCTTCTTCCTCCCTCAATGTTAAACATGCAAAATAATGTTACCATTGTCAAGTACAATGAACTTGGTGGGTTAAGCACTGACTGGAGAGGGGAGGAGATATGAGTAGTGGAGAGGGGAAAGAAAGATTGAGCTCCCACATAACTTGTCTACAATTGTACAAAAGATTTGTTAtcaactaataataataataataataataataataaaacagaaAGAGACAACGTCACAATCTTGTGGGATATGCCAATACAGACAGACCGTGAGATAAAAGCCAACAGACCAgacattgtaataaaagacaaacaggagaaaagctgcctactcattgatatgtccatccctactgaaaagaacacttcagttaaagttactgaaaagctgtcaaaatacaaagacctcgaaatcgagattgagcgaatgtgggggatgaaggccacaacaatcccagttgtgattggagcgctgggactaataaaaaagggcttggagaaatacaccaaacaaatcctgggtaacatcaaaattagtgaactacagaagattgcactgctaggaacatctcgcatcctacgaaagacactttctatcaAGTAGGATagacttctacctcattttagccctacgcccaaggaatgggctcggctactgtgttgtaaatgggtataaagttataggaaatagaataataataataataataataataataataatgatacatACCTATTATTCCAACCAGCGTAATGAATACAGTACATGGTTCCTTCACTGGCCTCTGAATCAATGTGAATAATCTAGGAAATGAAAGTGTAAATAATACAGTGTGAAACACCAAAGAAAATCTACATTACAAAGGCTTAAATAAAAACTGGGTaccatgaagaaaataatcaacTACTGACAATTCTCTGTTTATGACACAATCAATTCCACATAAGAGCAGAAATGCAGAGGTGGAAACTCCTCTAGGTGAGAAGTTTTCTTCGATTCAACAGTTGACAAGATACGATAAGCATGTTATCAAAGCTGAAATATGTgagagttttgttttcatgtttcgTTGCATTTCAATTGCCACATAACCCTCACCTCCCTATTAACTGCAGCAGTGtgtgtttaaagaaaaattaacagatTAGCTGCGAGTAAACAGCCTGAAACTTTGGTAATTCCATCACATATGTCCACTATCTAAGGGCTTCACATAGTTCCACTCacgcctgaatttttcaggcctttctttaGGTACTGCTCAAGTAGCAAAGCATAACTGCAAAGATCATCAGTGTTGAAATTGTTTCTATCTGCAGTTCATGTGCATAAAGTTTCATGCACTTATTAATTGGAGGACACTAATTGATGATTTTAATTGTCTGTATTTCTCAccagaagtgatggtgaagttgACAAGAAGTGCATGTAGTGGGAACACTTCATAACATTTACTGAAGTTGGTATGCATATACATATGATTGAGTGCAATACTGAACAGATCTCATTGACTCATGAAATTTCAGCACACTCTTGAAAGAAAGCAATCATAATAGAAGATCTTCCGCTCTCATCCACAGGTAAAGCCAAAAAGAAGTGCCAGACTTAATACCTTGGCATCATAAAGCCGGTGATTCCGCCCACGACCATACTTCACTTGTATCTTGTCCCCAACTTCAAAACTGTACTCATCTGCTGGAATATCAGATTTGCCATCAGATGGTGGTTCACTCACATCAGATGATGACTCTGGACTATTAACCACATCTACTGACTCATCCTCCTCAGGGCTCTTGGTTTGCGAATCGCTTAGAACACCATTTTCAAACTCGCGGCTTTGCTGTCGCTTCATTTCCTTGATCCGTGAGCTTTGCTTACATTCTGGTTTCTTCACTGTGACCACATCATGTTCGTCATCAATGTCTGGTAAAGGCTCCAAGCATTCCAAATGTTTCTCATCGCTGCTATCTCCAGGGCTCTCTGGACTTTCGGGTTTGATGTTCTTCTCGCAAGAGTCGTGATCAGCAACTCCTACTTCTGATGTCTTGTTTGATTTCTTCTCGTGAAGTTCAAAAGGATAAAGGTATCTGCGacaaagtttatttaaagagGCGACAAATTTAAGCGGTCCTTCAAATTTAAAGCTGGTGCATTTGAGGCCAAAAACTCAACAAACccagctaaaaaaaataatttttaacacAACTGGCCCAAAGTAACAGGGTTTGAATCTTGAGCAGGGACAGAACAAATACATCAAAAGTAAGTTCCAGTTCAgcatcaacaaaaataaatgcattacTGAACCTTGGGTCTGCAAGTTTCCTGGTCagcacaaaaattattattgtacacCACATAGAAAAAAAGTCTGCCAATTTACACCTAATGATGATCATTTGTAAATACGTACTTAACAACTACAATTACTTATGTATTTGCCCTCTGATTATGATCAAATTTCTGGGCCTGCTATTAGttaacaaagaaacaacagcCATTTCTATTTTGCAGCAATCAACAAAAAGCTACATTTATCTATCAAATGATATAAATCATACTTTTTGTAAGCCATTTTGATGTGGTGTGAAGCACTTGGTGGCACCACGGCAATGTCCATTTGCTGATAAATCTTTCTCCACAAAGATGGCTCATTTGAGACCTAAAATCCAACACAAACAATTTGTTAATTAAGGTACCAACACATAGAGGGCTAAGTACTTGTCCATTTATCTTGCTTgatcacaataatattaattttttagtaTCTGTCAATGATCACCTTTTCCATTCCACCATGTTCTTGTACTATCTTGTAAAGCTTGTGAAGGTCTAAATCTTGATTTCCTAGAATAGGAGGTCTTGCAATTGGTGTTCCTGGAGATGaatgaattcaaaatttaagtCATGCCAATATATTTTTGAACAAGAATAAAGATGAACAGAACATAGCTTCATTGGGATACACATCGTGTATATTGttacaaatttttgttcagACTCTACAGAGAACACTAGTCAATGACCTCTACATAGCTCAAACTACGAAATAGAAAAAGGTAAATGTCAGAGTTTAAGGAAAATTACAACGCAAAGCATAATTATGTAACCAGCACACGCATCTATGCATTCGAACCATGCCATGTAAAATGGTAAAGAAGTTGAAAGTACCCACAAGGGAAGGGTTTTATTGCTGCTAAGCAGCAGGCAGTTGAACATATGAAAGATATCAGAGTTCAACCCTCCAAGCTGCGACCACTTTAGGTGCCATGGTAACTAAAATTTTAGAACTTGTGACTTGACTCACAAAAATTAACAGCCATCACGTTGGCAACcacagaaataattattgatacttgaagaaatgaaaatgataattaattGTCTGAATTGTACTGCGGTGATTAAGTGCTCTTTATTGATACTCCAAAGAGagaataccgtatttactcgtgtataagtcgaccttttacgaCCAAAAAATTAGGccaaaaaatcgccctcgaCTTATATACGGGTCATACACAAAGACCTGACCAAGCAGTCCGAGAAATTAGCAAAACAACTGCCTGAAGTGCATTAGGAAAACCAGTTCTAATTGGGGTCGCTTTCATCGAGCGATCTTTCAAAGCTCTTCGGTGTTACGTTCCTTTGGTCTTCTTATCtaaatctccttttaaactcaacatcgagatcaagggtagctaaatccaaatgttgtaaaatactTCTCTAGTAAATCGAAGAGCTCGTATGTGCATAAAttgtgatcttgataaacttcactgc
Proteins encoded in this window:
- the LOC141888896 gene encoding AT-rich interactive domain-containing protein 4A-like, coding for MAQSSEEPPFLPVGTDVSAKYRGAFCEANVKVVKKLVKCKITIAKTNTSLTVHDDCVKGALKVGATVEAKTPDGQFMEGIITKLTDASVYTVVFDDGDERTLRRTSLCLKGERHFNESETLDHLPLTDPENFGTPVVQDGKKRKKRRLSQAASMDDSETERDEQAPSVAPSKKKCLFDDSILGKVVVVENRCKRRNMWFPALGVNPSKNEADLIKSREKCVVRSFDDGKYHVVNVKDTKDFTKDQDPVHGVLKGENKKIKPAVERALAYLETGRVPGIWEDNASDVIVQEDSEEDSKKARSSEDESSSVDEDGEKKAFKEKLLAFMKDKGTPIARPPILGNQDLDLHKLYKIVQEHGGMEKVSNEPSLWRKIYQQMDIAVVPPSASHHIKMAYKKYLYPFELHEKKSNKTSEVGVADHDSCEKNIKPESPESPGDSSDEKHLECLEPLPDIDDEHDVVTVKKPECKQSSRIKEMKRQQSREFENGVLSDSQTKSPEEDESVDVVNSPESSSDVSEPPSDGKSDIPADEYSFEVGDKIQVKYGRGRNHRLYDAKIIHIDSEASEGTMYCIHYAGWNNRYDEWIKPEKIAGCGTRQTRNRTGGAGSAAKGQETNAKSPPKPVARPTAKPSGRRTNKVTAGAGKEASTKQLPPANGTKSASKRPCSPSTRSGSLSPSLGKSPKSGSVRGTTRTRSERSSASEMSNGLEEVKSPPSRRRQKSATPEPLLDPQIKSVDVVSTVQTIPEAIQEETDDQIQEKRLSASNSDSEDIGKKATLCESKTAQENPGEERKADHTCNLTNGKRKERHKKILNGMTKSMRSPETVSKDLEDVKGAFPEVKKIKLEHDVTTQNSEVDRFHTDNSLPPSPNQPLQTQGTPTAMETVSSSSSSSEDTKSEHTTDSGASTAAQCSNGNESAQGSVENNCSGKNSGQKRPENDKKDQDSKAEKKSSEENHRKHKKRKEKKKHRHASGNDSTGSDAPGSPLYNQSAGVFSSPRRPRVSFDMNLEEIKAKEDGGERIRLLQDKIKEMRKVYSSLKAEVASIDRKRKKHKKKIEVTDAIETQDLQKSIPASSSSSSSSHNLSSSSIPPVECR